The following proteins are encoded in a genomic region of Streptococcus equi subsp. equi:
- the pyrF gene encoding orotidine 5'-phosphate decarboxylase has protein sequence MREERPIIALDFPSFEEVKSFLSLFPADERLYVKIGMELYYAEGPDIVRYVKSLGHSVFLDLKLHDIPNTVKSTMAVLSRLGIDMTTVQAAGGVEMLRAAREGLGQGPILIAVTQLTSTSEEQMREDQNIQSTLLASVLHYAKRTAQAKLDGVVCSAHEVKAIKSEVPAGFVCLTPGIRPTGADIGDQKRVMTPHQARAIGSDYIVLGRPITQATDPVKAYHQIKAEWNR, from the coding sequence ATGCGAGAAGAACGCCCTATTATTGCCTTAGATTTTCCTTCCTTTGAGGAGGTCAAGTCATTTCTGTCGCTGTTTCCAGCTGATGAGAGGCTATACGTTAAGATTGGTATGGAACTGTATTATGCTGAAGGACCAGATATTGTCCGTTATGTCAAGTCCTTAGGTCACAGTGTTTTTCTGGATTTGAAGCTGCATGATATTCCAAATACAGTCAAATCAACGATGGCAGTCCTATCAAGGCTTGGTATAGACATGACGACTGTGCAGGCTGCTGGAGGTGTAGAGATGCTTAGAGCAGCGCGTGAGGGCTTGGGGCAGGGTCCGATTCTCATTGCGGTGACACAGCTAACATCAACTAGCGAAGAGCAAATGCGTGAGGATCAAAACATTCAATCCACGCTGTTAGCATCTGTGCTTCACTATGCCAAGCGTACCGCTCAGGCTAAGCTAGATGGCGTGGTTTGCTCAGCCCATGAGGTCAAGGCCATTAAGTCAGAAGTACCAGCAGGCTTTGTGTGTTTGACACCTGGGATTCGCCCGACAGGTGCTGACATCGGAGATCAAAAGCGGGTGATGACACCTCATCAAGCTAGAGCTATCGGAAGTGACTATATTGTTCTTGGTCGTCCGATCACTCAGGCTACAGACCCTGTCAAGGCTTATCACCAGATTAAGGCAGAGTGGAACCGTTAG
- the pyrE gene encoding orotate phosphoribosyltransferase, which produces MTLAAQIATDLLEIKAVYLRPKEPFTWASGITSPIYTDNRITLSYPKTRSLIENGFVETIKAVFPEVEVIAGTATAGIPHGAIVADKMDLPFAYIRSKPKDHGAGNQIEGHVRCGQKMVIIEDLISTGGSVLEAAAAASREGADVLGVVAIFTYELPVASINFEKAGLSLVTLSNYSDLIKVAKAKGYIDADGLALLKRFKEDQKHWQHES; this is translated from the coding sequence ATGACACTAGCAGCACAAATTGCAACAGATTTACTTGAGATTAAGGCCGTTTACCTAAGACCAAAGGAGCCCTTTACTTGGGCGTCAGGCATTACATCACCGATTTATACGGACAATCGGATCACCCTTTCTTATCCAAAAACCAGAAGCTTGATTGAAAATGGCTTTGTGGAGACGATTAAGGCAGTATTTCCAGAGGTTGAGGTGATTGCTGGCACAGCAACTGCTGGTATTCCACATGGTGCTATCGTTGCAGATAAGATGGACCTGCCTTTTGCCTATATCCGCAGCAAGCCAAAGGATCATGGAGCAGGCAACCAAATAGAAGGGCATGTGCGCTGCGGGCAAAAAATGGTGATTATCGAGGATTTGATTTCAACAGGTGGATCAGTTCTGGAGGCGGCAGCGGCAGCTAGTCGCGAAGGTGCTGATGTACTAGGAGTGGTGGCAATTTTTACCTATGAATTGCCAGTAGCAAGCATCAATTTTGAAAAGGCAGGGCTTTCCTTGGTGACCTTGTCTAATTATTCAGACCTCATTAAGGTCGCTAAGGCCAAGGGCTATATTGATGCTGATGGCTTGGCCCTGTTAAAAAGATTTAAGGAGGATCAAAAGCATTGGCAGCATGAGAGTTAA